The genomic stretch ACAAAGTCACCATCAGCTGTGGTAATTAAACAAAGATACGATTAAGTCGAGGAGATAGATTAAAGAGCTGATTAGATAAAAGGAAGAAGGAGTGAGGAACAGGACGTTCCGAAAGCTCTATTAAGCCATGGACGGCGAATTAGAGCGGTACCCTTCTTCCTTTTAGATAGAAGCCTTAAATCTCGACGGAGACTTTGTTAGAATGTTTAATTACCACAGCCTTTTAAAAAAGACTTTGTCTACAACCTGAGACACCTTTGAAGAGGTGTCTTTTATCTTCTTAAATTATTGGCTTGTGCCATCATTTCATCTGTCGTCTGAACCAATTTAGCACTAGCTTCTAAAGCCCTTTGACTCATCATCAAAAATGCTATTTGTTCTCCTAAATCTACATTAGATCCTTCTAAAGCTCCCTGCCTAATTGGACTTTGAATGGGGTTTGG from Anaerobranca gottschalkii DSM 13577 encodes the following:
- a CDS encoding flagellar basal body rod C-terminal domain-containing protein, encoding MQSPIRQGALEGSNVDLGEQIAFLMMSQRALEASAKLVQTTDEMMAQANNLRR